A region from the Gavia stellata isolate bGavSte3 chromosome 2, bGavSte3.hap2, whole genome shotgun sequence genome encodes:
- the KBTBD11 gene encoding kelch repeat and BTB domain-containing protein 11, whose protein sequence is MEGSGAAEEEESGAGHGAPPPPPPPTPAAPCGFSSSLCFSATAAEPQPLAAGGRVVESQWEINNAACQPEEEEEEAVGTPERPTEEPDLVIEVSGRRIRAHKSVLAAKSDYFRARASRDVLRVKGVSYGALRLLIDYVYTARMGEVRHDNLAEVVSGARVLQMPCALHCAAEAMRAQLRLDNCYQLLCLAKKQRLAELREAAYRFMSDHYLEVLREPGVYGRLSGTERDLILQRRMEAGRPCLLVAEVSDAFERLGGGSRPQSRESSRPQSPSSVVSLEESGSLIHCYQEADGEWRVLTRLPEEANAKGCAMCVLHNYLFLAGGIAAGPSGSEPRARLSDKVFCYNPLTDTWSQVRPLAQPRSQLKLLALDGYLYAVGGECLFTVERYDPRADRWSPVAPLPKGAFAVAHEATTCNGEIYVSGGSLFYRLLKYDPKRDEWQECPYNSSRRRSADMVAFKSFIYRFDVSSGRGGEQGPGGGTGGGVEVFRYNTVAKRWSQCASLRPSSGPIQPFRCAPLGNTIYCVNRTGTLRFSLAQDGEVEADGGLKGTFDGELLKAPLDAKGVLLPFVLTLPERLDKAGDQEGSLPL, encoded by the coding sequence ATGGAGGGCAGCGGcgcggcggaggaggaggagagcgggGCCGGGCACGGCGCCCcaccgcccccgcccccgcccaCCCCGGCCGCCCCCTGCGGCTTCAGCTCCTCCCTCTGCTTCAGCGCCACCGCTGCCGAGCCGCAGCCGCTCGCCGCCGGCGGCCGGGTGGTGGAGAGCCAGTGGGAGATCAACAACGCCGCCTGCCagccggaggaggaggaagaggaggcggTAGGGACGCCGGAGCGGCCGACGGAGGAGCCCGACCTGGTGATCGAGGTGTCGGGGCGTCGCATCCGGGCGCACAAGTCGGTGCTGGCGGCCAAGAGTGACTACTTTCGCGCCCGCGCCTCACGGGACGTCCTGCGGGTGAAGGGGGTGAGCTACGGGGCACTGCGGCTTCTCATCGACTACGTGTACACGGCCCGTATGGGCGAGGTGCGGCACGACAACCTGGCCGAGGTGGTGAGTGGCGCCCGTGTCCTCCAAATGCCTTGTGCCCTGCACTGTGCTGCCGAGGCCATGCGCGCCCAGCTCCGCCTCGACAACTGCTACCAGCTCCTCTGCCTGGCCAAGAAGCAGCGGCTAGCAGAGCTACGGGAGGCTGCATACCGCTTCATGAGCGATCACTACCTGGAGGTGCTGCGGGAGCCTGGTGTTTACGGCCGCCTCAGTGGCACTGAGCGGGACCTTATCCTGCAGCGGCGCATGGAGGCCGGCCGGCCCTGCTTGCTGGTGGCCGAGGTCAGCGATGCCTTTGAGCGGTTGGGTGGTGGCAGCCGGCCACAGAGCCGCGAGAGCAGCCGGCCACAGAGCCCCTCCTCAGTGGTGTCACTGGAGGAGAGCGGCTCCCTCATCCACTGCTACCAGGAGGCCGATGGCGAGTGGAGGGTGCTGACGCGCCTGCCCGAGGAGGCCAACGCCAAGGGCTGCGCCATGTGTGTCCTCCACAACTACCTCTTCCTAGCAGGGGGCATCGCGGCAGGGCCATCGGGCAGCGAGCCTCGGGCCCGCCTTTCTGACAAGGTCTTCTGCTACAACCCCCTCACTGACACCTGGAGCCAGGTGCGGCCACTGGCTCAGCCCCGCTCACAGCTCAAGCTGCTGGCCCTGGACGGTTACCTGTATGCCGTGGGGGGTGAGTGCCTCTTCACCGTGGAGAGGTACGATCCGCGGGCCGACCGCTGGAGCCCTGTGGCACCCCTGCCCAAGGGTGCCTTTGCCGTGGCTCACGAGGCCACCACCTGCAATGGGGAGATCTATGTGTCGGGAGGCTCCCTCTTCTACCGCCTGCTCAAGTATGACCCCAAGCGTGACGAGTGGCAGGAATGCCCTTACAACAGCAGCCGCCGGCGCTCTGCTGACATGGTGGCCTTCAAGAGCTTCATCTACCGCTTCGACGTGAGCAGCGGCCGCGGTGGAGAGCAGGGCCCAGGTGGCGGGACTGGTGGTGGTGTCGAAGTTTTCCGGTACAACACGGTGGCGAAGCGCTGGAGCCAGTGTGCCAGCCTGCGGCCCAGCAGTGGCCCCATCCAGCCCTTCCGCTGCGCCCCCTTGGGCAACACCATCTACTGCGTCAACCGGACCGGCACCCTCCGCTTCAGTCTAGCCCAGGATGGCGAGGTGGAAGCGGATGGGGGGCTCAAGGGCACCTTTGATGGGGAGCTTCTTAAAGCTCCCTTGGATGCCAAGGGTGTCCTCCTACCCTTTGTGCTTACCCTGCCTGAGAGGCTGGACAAAGCGGGGGACCAGGAGGGCTCCCTCCCACTGTGA